In one window of Arachis ipaensis cultivar K30076 chromosome B06, Araip1.1, whole genome shotgun sequence DNA:
- the LOC107647139 gene encoding alpha-L-arabinofuranosidase 1, with protein sequence MGSHSAVLLQVFIALCLVVFQSSAVKVDADLNTTLTVDASDSSGSPIPDTLLGIFFEEINHAGAGGLWAELVSNRGFEAGGPNTPSNIDPWAIIGNVSYINVETDRTSLFDRNKIALRLEVLCDTTGDNICPTGGVGVYNPGFWGMNIEQGKKYKVVFYVRSTGSINLVVSFTGSNGLGNLASAEITGSASDVSNWTKVETILEAKATDHNARLQLTTTTKGVIWFDQVSAMPQDTYKGHGFRSDLFGMLANMKPRFIRFPGGCFVEGEWLRNAFRWKESVGPWEERPGHFGDVWMYWTDDGLGYFEFLQLAEDLGAAPIWVFNNGISHQDQVDTTAMDGSH encoded by the exons ATGGGTTCACATAGTGCTGTTCTACTCCAAGTGTTCATAGCCCTTTGCCTTGTTGTGTTCCAAAGTTCTGCTGTTAAAGTAGATGCTGATCTAAACACAACCCTCACTGTAGATGCTTCTGATTCATCTGGAAGTCCGATACCGGACACCCTTTTGGGAATATTCTTTGAG GAGATAAATCATGCTGGTGCCGGGGGATTGTGGGCAGAGCTCGTAAGCAACAGAG GATTTGAAGCTGGTGGACCTAATACTCCATCAAATATTGATCCCTGGGCAATTATTGGAAATGTATCATATATAAATGTCGAGACTGATCGTACCTCCCTGTTTGATCGCAATAAGATTGCACTTCGGTTGGAGGTGTTATGTGACACAACAGGTGACAATATCTGCCCAACTGGCGGAGTTGGTGTCTATAACCCTGGTTTCTGGGGCATG AATATCGAGCAAGGGAAGAAATACAAAGTGGTCTTCTATGTTCGTTCAACAGGATCAATCAACTTAGTAGTGTCATTCACCGGATCAAATGGTCTGGGAAACCTGGCTTCAGCTGAGATAAC AGGTTCTGCTTCTGATGTTTCAAACTGGACAAAGGTAGAGACCATATTGGAGGCCAAGGCAACAGATCACAATGCAAGACTTCAATTAACAACAACCACAAAAGGTGTGATATGGTTCGACCAAGTGTCGGCTATGCCCCAGGACACATATAAG GGACATGGTTTCCGGAGTGACCTTTTCGGAATGCTAGCAAATATGAAACCAAGATTTATCAGATTTCCAG GTGGTTGTTTTGTTGAAGGAGAATGGTTAAGAAATGCGTTTCGATGGAAAGAAAGTGTTGGGCCATGGGAGGAGAGACCTGGCCACTTTGGTGATGTTTGGATGTATTGGACTGATGATGGACTCGGCTATTTTGAGTTTCTTCAA CTAGCAGAGGATTTGGGTGCAGCACCAATTTGGGTGTTTAATAatg GTATCAGCCATCAAGATCAAGTTGATACAACTgcgatggatggtagccattga